The following are encoded together in the Primulina tabacum isolate GXHZ01 chromosome 18, ASM2559414v2, whole genome shotgun sequence genome:
- the LOC142532406 gene encoding basic leucine zipper 43-like, producing the protein MDCLAVHENSSNFHLTMQTNLKLPFDDHHLNKFLTHFPNHQTTPRMQEIVPNSSSVSNNSISDDADENQFSSSSVIDERKRRRMISNRESARRSRMRKQLHLDELWSQVLRLRTENHSLMDRLNIVSDSHGKVLQENARLKEEATDLRDIVTELQICNSYSIFRDLEDIPCNIAHDLK; encoded by the coding sequence ATGGATTGTTTGGCTGTTCATGAGAACTCCTCAAACTTCCACTTGACAATGCAAACCAATTTAAAACTACCATTTGATGATCATCACCTCAACAAATTCTTAACCCACTTCCCGAACCATCAAACGACTCCCCGGATGCAAGAAATCGTCCCGAACTCTTCGTCCGTCAGCAACAACTCAATCTCCGATGATGCTGATGAAAACCAGTTCAGTAGTAGCAGCGTCATAGATGAAAGAAAGAGGAGAAGAATGATATCGAATAGGGAATCCGCTAGACGATCGAGGATGCGTAAGCAGCTGCACCTTGACGAACTTTGGTCTCAAGTTCTTCGTCTCAGAACCGAAAATCACAGTCTTATGGATAGATTGAACATTGTGTCCGACAGCCATGGTAAAGTTCTTCAAGAAAATGCGAGGCTCAAGGAAGAAGCTACGGATCTTCGAGATATTGTGACCGAACTACAAATTTGCAATTCTTACTCCATTTTCAGAGatcttgaagacatcccatgcaACATAGCCCACGACTTAAAATGA
- the LOC142532407 gene encoding uncharacterized protein LOC142532407, translating to MSVADYADTFYAMLRYAPHVAASQVAVVESFIEGLNDHLHPFVSTGKPLNYLEAVEIAKRAEASLKRSGNRVPTQHHQSGRQQFSTSGSASLRPRGKQFKKPGFSSSSSGNRGGYRYSGPYCDHCGGKHSSNQCVGVQGVCNNCGRPGHFSRVCPSKTGKSAQAGSGAQGNRIPAASQTSHQPSRPSHQSRGQGGQQNQSSAHVFALTEDEAQAAPGTVITGYCTLCGFIARVLFDTGAFHSFVSHAFVVSHDLRITSMNSNLSVVTPMGKMIITDNLVFNAVLFHDENVLYLNLIVLPMHDFDCIVGMDVLTANRATVDCYRGIVRFRPSFAPKWNFYGCDSQAKIPLVSAIEMN from the coding sequence ATGTCAGTGGCGGATTATGCAGATACTTTTTATGCTATGCTGAGATATGCTCCTCATGTGGCTGCAAGTCAGGTTGCGGTTGTTGAAAGTTTCATTGAAGGATTGAACGATCATCTGCACCCTTTTGTTTCTACCGGTAAGCCACTGAATTATCTTGAAGCAGTGGAAATAGCAAAAAGGGCTGAAGCTAGTCTTAAGAGGAGTGGCAATCGAGTTCCTACCCAACATCATCAGTCGGGAAGGCAACAATTCAGTACATCTGGTTCTGCATCTCTTCGTCCACGTGGAAAACAATTTAAGAAGCCTGGTTTTAGTTCTTCGAGTTCAGGGAACCGTGGTGGATATCGTTACAGTGGACCTTATTGTGATCACTGTGGGGGCAAGCATTCCAGTAATCAGTGTGTTGGAGTTCAAGGGGTTTGTAATAATTGTGGTCGACCGGGTCATTTTTCTAGAGTTTGTCCTAGTAAGACGGGGAAATCAGCCCAGGCAGGTAGTGGAGCTCAAGGTAATAGAATTCCAGCTGCGTCCCAGACTTCCCATCAGCCTAGTCGCCCTTCGCATCAGAGCAGAGGGCAAGGTGGTCAACAGAATCAGTCATCTGCTCATGTATTTGCCTTGACTGAGGATGAGGCTCAGGCAGCTCCAGGTACTGTAATTACTGGTTATTGTACTCTATGTGGTTTTATAGCACGAGTGTTATTTGATACTGGAGCATTTCATTCTTTTGTTTCTCATGCATTCGTTGTTTCGCATGATCTTCGCATCACTAGTATGAATTCCAATCTATCTGTTGTTACTCCGATGGGCAAAATGATTATCACTGATAATTTGGTGTTCAATGCGGTTTTGTTTCACGATGAAAATGTTTTATATCTGAATCTCATAGTTCTACCTATGCATGACTTTGATTGCATCGTTGGTATGGATGTTTTGACTGCAAATCGTGCCACTGTTGACTGTTATCGAGGAATAGTTCGTTTCAGACCTAGCTTTGCTCCTAAATGGAATTTCTATGGCTGTGATTCTCAAGCCAAGATTCCTCTAGTTTCTGCCATTGAGATGAATTGA